Proteins from a genomic interval of Alteromonas macleodii ATCC 27126:
- a CDS encoding substrate-binding periplasmic protein encodes MVRFSAFSLSIFTQRLSLLGISLALCCLNVSQLHAAPTKLGAASFETYISDDGEPARVNTLLEKVFQKAELDIQLQVMRQAFLGSSVLTGKLDGEFAYVNLGEDSSNYVLSDIYLPIYLYAVSKEADVEAIKLFPHLKDNRVAIENRFANTPSFRLLKDIKWSRNPTTFDAFRQLADDRAPYLITTQLLARELNILLANDNEETLHFSAKPLAKTGFQIAISKNVANAERIVAQFNQAVSTMQNSGELNQPLDLAWLTKDVNGDGVADFIGHSNITTTSDLLNTAYSLDGKPTSEASAFYIDGDRYASLEEARAALPDAESSSPRESLLDKTTYQLLLRRW; translated from the coding sequence TTGGTAAGATTCAGCGCGTTCTCGCTCTCTATTTTCACTCAACGTCTTTCTTTATTAGGCATAAGCCTAGCCCTTTGTTGTTTAAATGTTTCGCAATTACATGCCGCCCCTACCAAATTAGGTGCAGCTTCCTTCGAGACCTACATAAGCGACGATGGGGAGCCTGCTCGAGTTAACACACTGCTCGAAAAGGTGTTTCAGAAGGCGGAGTTGGATATCCAACTTCAGGTTATGCGACAAGCTTTTTTGGGCAGTTCTGTACTGACAGGTAAGCTAGACGGTGAATTTGCCTACGTTAATTTGGGCGAGGATAGCAGCAACTATGTTCTATCCGATATCTACTTACCCATTTACCTTTACGCGGTAAGCAAAGAGGCGGACGTTGAGGCAATAAAGCTTTTTCCTCATTTAAAAGACAACCGGGTCGCTATTGAAAATCGCTTTGCGAATACGCCCTCATTCAGACTGCTGAAAGATATAAAGTGGTCACGCAACCCCACTACGTTTGATGCATTTCGCCAACTTGCCGACGATAGAGCGCCTTACTTAATTACCACCCAGCTGCTTGCGCGAGAGCTAAACATACTGCTGGCTAACGATAATGAAGAAACCCTCCACTTTTCAGCAAAACCTCTAGCAAAAACCGGATTTCAAATAGCTATCAGCAAAAATGTTGCTAACGCTGAAAGGATTGTTGCGCAATTCAATCAAGCTGTGTCGACAATGCAGAATTCGGGGGAATTGAATCAGCCACTTGATTTAGCTTGGCTCACCAAAGATGTGAATGGCGATGGCGTTGCCGACTTTATCGGGCACAGCAACATAACTACCACGTCAGACTTGTTAAACACCGCCTATTCCCTTGACGGTAAACCTACATCTGAAGCCAGCGCGTTTTATATTGACGGGGATAGATATGCATCGCTTGAGGAAGCGCGTGCTGCCCTTCCCGATGCAGAAAGTTCGTCGCCCCGCGAGTCGCTGTTAGATAAAACCACCTACCAGCTATTACTCCGCCGCTGGTAG